The window GGTGGCTTGAGGGATGGAGACAGATGAGGGGACACAGGGTAAAACAAGTTGACTGGGCGGCCGGGGTGCAGCTCACTGACCTTTTCTGCATCCGACACTTCCTAACGGGATGCTTGGGAACACTCGGTGGCGCATCGCGGTCAGCTTCGGAACAGGGGCGCCTTAGGTTCAAGGGCGGGGGTCACCGCAGAGGATGGTCGTGGCCCATCACAGCACGTCCCTCATTCTGCGCGCACGTGACCAGCTTTGGGCCGGGACTCGGACAGGCGCACGCACATCACGAGCCCCGTCCGCCGCGGCGACCCGGGGCACCGGGCCCCCAGCAGGCCCCGCGCGCCGGGAAGCCGCGGGGACCTGGCGGTCGTGGCCCAGACCGCGCGCAGGTGCCGCCCCGGCctcgggggctccggggggctgCGGACACGACCCCGCGGGGGACCACAGGCAGACACCCGGCATCGCGGGGCAACGTCCCGACCCGGCTGGAATCCGAGCCCGACGGCAGCAGGTGTCGGCCTTGACGCGAGCGGCGAGAGCCGCCAGGACAGGCTCCCCCCGCCTGCGCACCACGCCCGTCCGAGCGGCGCCCCCGGAAGCCCCGACCCCCGCCTGACCGACCTCCCCGGAAGTTCCGCCTCCTGGCCCCGGCCGCTCTGGCCCGCGCGGGCCCTTCTCGTTGGTGGGCTGGGCGCCGCTCCGCTGCACGGCGGTCCTCCGGCCGCCAGAGGCGCCGACGCGGCGGCAGGGCCCCTCTGGCCCGCAGCTGCCGCTCCACTGCTCCGCGGCGCGGTCCCTTTCGGCGCCAGGCGTCCGCCTCCGGGCTGTTCCCCCGGCAACGCCTCGGGACCGTTCCCCCGGCAACGCGCGGCGGGCGCAGTCCCAGCCGCCATGGACGCGCTGTCGGGCGCCGAGCCTCGCCGGGCTCGCGGCCGCCTGGGCGCGGCGTCCCCCGGAGCGCGGGCTGCGGGAGCACCGTGGGCGCGCTTCTCGGCCTGGCTGGAGTGCGTGTGCGTGGTCACTTTCGACCTGGAGCTGGGCCAGGCGCTGGAGGTGAGCGGgccgcgcgggggcggcggcggggggcgggggcaggggggagggggcggcacGGCGGGGCCGGGGACgcgcccagcccccgccccccgcatccCGGGAACAGCCCTGGGACCGACGCCTCAGAAGCCCGGCGCCGGTCACTCCTCAAAGTGCCCTCCCCGAACAGAGGACGAAGGGTCCGATTGCCAGGACGTCCCCCGGGACCAGGAGAGCGGGCCCTGCCCTCGGGGTGCCCGGCGGGTCTCCGGCCTCCACCCTCCGTGCCGCGGGGTCACTCAGGGTGGGAGTCCGCTCTGGCGCGGTCACccccttcccccacacacaccccccggCCGACGTTTGCGGCCGCGCGGCCTCCCCTGCCCACACCTCCGCGTTCATCGGGCCTCACACGCAGGCTCGGGGCCCTTTCCAGCCTGCAGGCGTCCTGCTCACCAGCTGCACCCGCTCGGGGGCCTGGGGTGCCCCACTGCCTGcaggccccccacccaccctgggcagcttcccttcctccctgcgtCCCCGGGCCTGTCACAAGGTCGTTCCTATGCCCCGAGGTCAGGACACAGACCAGGGAGGTGTGCGCTGCCAGGGGGGCCAGGGGCATGTGCCAAGGCTGTGCTGACTGCTGAGAGCTTGTGGGAGACCCCAGTCTTCCAAACAGAAAGGGCGGACCCTTGTCAAGGACTTTGGGATCCGCCTGGCCCGCCCATCCCCACCAGGCGCCCATTCCCATCAGGCGGGCGGTGCTGCTGCAGCCCCGTGGAGCACCCGGAGGTGACAGATCTGCCTGGGGCTGCAGAGCCCACATCCTCACTGTTGCTCACATTCCTCAGAAAATCACAGAAGTTAAGAGCTTTTTCTGTGTCCTTAGGGCATTCTTAAGTACATTTTTCTAGAACTTTTAGAAAGCTGATTCTCAGCAAGTCCTGTTCAAGGCTCTGTGACTTTCTGAGCTTTTGGTGAAGGTGCACAGCTCTGGCCGGGGGTGTTGGGGACGTAGGGCCTCTCTGAATCGTGAGGTCTGTGTGGGAGTCTGGCCGTGAGCCTATCAGGCGGCACAGCCACACGGTCCTCATCAGGTTTGCCTTTTGCTTGGGGTCATTTCAGTCGAATTTTCTGGGTTTTGAGGAGCACCTGCTCAGTGCTCACCCATCTTGGACTGCCTGAGCAATGCAGACCTCGCAGCATCGTCCACGGTGCACGAATGTGGACCGCAGACCCAGAGGCTGCCTTCCAGGAGCTGGTGATCCACAGGCACTGGACAAATGCAGCTCAGAGGGAGGGGCCGGGCATGGCTggtcttggaggaggaggaggaggagagaggcaggcgGGGGAGAAGGGGCTGCTTGACGTAAACTGTTCCTCAGAAAAGGCAACAACGAAGGCCAGGAGCTCTCCATTCACTCATCCACTAAATCCAGTAAAGCAGCCAGGCTTTGCCCTGTAGGAGCTCATGTTCTGTGCTAGGGACAGAGTGGTTTGGGACCCCCAGTACGCATGGGATACAGGGAAGGGGTTCCAGGCTGATAGATGCAGTGAAGCCTGCAGGTGAGGCAGGGCCTTGGGGGTAGGTGGGGGACGGGAACCTGTGGATAAGCTGAGGAGGGGGCCTGGCTGCGCCTACCCAGCCACCCTGGGAAGCCTGTGGCATGAGCTCTGCCTGGAGGTCCCCAGAGCCCCCCTCCACTGTGGTGGTCGTGCCCTCCCAGGTCCCAGCTCCAGCACTGCACAGTCCCAGGACCCTTTATAATCGGGAATGTTATTGATgccaaaaaaaaactttttttttttttttttttaagattttatttactcctgagagacccagagagaggcggagacacaggcagaaggagaggcagggtccctgcggggagcccaatgcaggactcgatcccaggaccctgggatcacggccttagcctaaggcagacgctgaactgctgagccaccaggcgtcccccCAAGAAGCTTTTTGTACGGATATGTGTCAACGTTTACTGCGCTAGAAGTTAAATCTGAGAAAACGCAGTATTTATTGAGCTGACGTTAAAATAAAAGTACTCTGTTAATGTAGACATTTTCACGAAAACAGCtatatttccaaaacaaaatttggTGGGGAGAGTAAGAGGAGGAGTAGCATTTGATGCTTTcacaatcaatttttttttattgaacagTTTCACTTCACCTTAAACCGAGCTCCTCCTCAGTGTTGAGTCTGGGGGGACAAGACAAGTTGGGAGCTCCTTGCATGCAAGCCCTGTCTCCTGACGCCCCCATAGACTCCTAGCACTGTGCTCTCTGGAGAGCACAGGCCAGGGCAGCAGCCCAAGGCACACCAGCTCCCAGGAAGACACCTCAGAGGTGCACTGGAGTGAGGGCCGTGGGGCCCCCTGCCTTTTGGGGGGATCCTGTAATGAAATCCGCTCTGGCCCTGGGCCTGCGCATAGAGCTGCTGAGTCCGAGAGCGAGCCTCAGGCCGCTGCTGCTCCAGAGTGTCGCCTGCCTCCTACATCCCTAAGGGCCTGCTGCTGACGCTGCAGGGCTCAGGGTGCTCTCCTAGGGCtcttgctggggtggggggtacagGCCAGAAGCTTCCGGGTTCCTGACTAGCAGAGGTTGGGGTGAAAGCGCTCGGGATGCTGTCCACAGGCAGGGATGCCACTGTCTTTGGTGCCATCTGACTCAAGACCAGGAAATGGGGAAGCTGGGCAGGCCCCATCTAGGGGAGCAAGCCCTGGGGAACTGTGCAGCCCAAGACCTTCTGGCTAAGTGGAAGGGTTCAGTAGGGGgaacagaggggaggtgggaccTGCAGGCAGAGCCCTGGGGTCACTTGCTGTGGGAAAGAGGCAggtgtgggggtgtggaggtTCTGAAAACCACCTCCGGAAGCTCTGGGGACGAACCCTGGGGTGAGGGAGGTAGGGAGGTCTCAGCACAGTTGCACGAGGGGAGGGGTGCGAGAAGGGAGTTGGGGAGCTGGCCCGCGTGTGGTAGCTgacaggagggaaggatggaggggaCTCTTGctgagaaggggcagagaagcCGGAAAGGAGGTGGCGGCCGCCAGGAAAGCATTCCTGCAAGGCAGCAGGTGACCGGGTGCCCTGTGTCCCCACAGCTGGTGTACCCCAGTGACTTCCGGCTCACGGACAAGGAGGTGGGTCCTGGCTCTCCTGGGAGCAGCCGTGGCCCCAACTCGAGCAGGCCCTCACCTGGTTTCCTGTGTTTCAGAAAAGCAGCATCTGCTACCTGTCCTTTCCCGACTCGCACTCAGGTAGCCGACCCCTGGGACGTTGGCTCTGGAGCTGGGGTGGGTGACACGCAGAAGGTGGGCACTGAGGCTGTCCAGGACCCCCCGTGGCCCAGGCGTGGACGTGACCACTGTCAGCATCACTGCCTGCCTGCGCCAAcccactccctgctccctgcttgcTATAGACGTCCAGAGCTCCCGGCAGCAGCGCTGGTCAGGTTACCCTGATTGCAGGGTGTCTCTAGGCAGAGCGACTGGTGGGGTCTGGTTCCTACATCCCACCACAGTGGCTACCTGGCCTTTGCTCTTCTCCAGGACTTGGCCGTCCGTGCAGGCCTGTTTTCCTGTCGCAGACTAGCCGACCAGGCCCCACGCCATGGCCTTCCGGTGTCCCCCAGGGCCCCTGTGCAAGCTGACTGCACCACGCATGCAGCTGTCCCTGCTGCTGTTGGGGGCGGTGTTTAGGTTGAGACTGAGGTTAGGAATCAGGACACAGCCTTCCTGGCAGGCTGGGCTTTCTCTTTGGAGGCATTCGTGGCCTTGTCTGTGGTTCCCTCCCTGAAAGCTGGCAGGAGAGTTTCCACCCTGATGTGGGCCGGGTGGGGGCTGCCTCCCTTTCCAGGCTGCCTCGGAGACACTCAGTTCAGCTTCCGCATTCGGCAGTGCGGCGGGCAGAGGAGCCCCTGGCATGCTGAGGACCGCCGCTACAACAGCGGGGCCCCTGTGTCGTTGCAAGTGAGTGCAGGCTGCCTCTCCCCAGAGGCCAGGGCTGGCCTGGTGCGAGCAACCGCGAGGGTTCCCAAGTGCTGCAAGCCCCACCACACCTGTAGGTTTGGCACCCCAGCCTCTGTGGGGGTGAGGCAGCTCTTTTTACCACTGGGTGCTCCCAGGCCCCTTGAGCTGTGACCACAGTGCCTGCAGAGGTGCCCTCTGTAGAGGGGTCGGCCACCTTGTGAGCCAAGGACCCCCCAGCCTGACCCCCATGGCTGGAGAGAGCAGTCGCAGCCCTGGCTGCTGGTctgggtgggcaggagggaaCGTGGGGAGTGAGCTCGGCCCAGCTGACGCTGTTTTTGCAGAGGGAGCCAGCACACTACTTCGGTTACGTGTACTTCAGGCAGGTGAAGGACAGTTCTGTGAAGAGGGGTTACTTCCAGAAGGTGAGCCACCTGGCTGCTCTGGGGTGGTGCTGCTGTGAGGCAGGGCTGGTGCCCACGTGTCCTGTAGCCCCCAGCCTCTTGGCATGGGGCACAGCTCACTGCCTAGGCCACATAAGCCACCCCGCCTGGGCAGCAGATGAGGGGTTGGAGAGCGGGTGCCTCCTGGGCCCTCTGGGGAACGGGCGCTGCTGCCTGCCTTGGCCGGCACGGCACCTGCAGCCCCCTGTGAGCTCCTGATGTCCCTGCTCCTTGCTGCTGACGGGAGCAGGGTCACGCTTTCCAGATTAGGACAACTTCCTTCTTGAACTGAGACACCATAAGCAAAAGCTGCTTGAGTCCCGGGGAGATCATCCCAGAAATCCTGGCCATGCGCATTTCCCTGTGAAGGCCCAGAGCCCGGCTGTGCTCTTGAGGGCTCCCTGCCCCATCTGGGGCAGGCTTGGGGTGTTCTGTCCActggccctgggatccaggatgggCCATTCCCAGGGACGGCTGTCCTGTGGAGTTTGCGGGATGCCGCTCCCCGGGTAGACACTGGATGAGCCCGGCATCAGGGGCCCCACAGAGCCTGCGTGGCTGGGAGGACCTCTCACCGGCCCTGCGGGTCCTGCAGTCCCTGGTGCTGGTGTCCCGCCTGCCCTTCGTCCGGCTGTTCCAGGCGCTGCTGAGCCTCATCGCCCCCGAGTATTTTGACAAGTTGGCCCCCTGCCTGGAAGCAGGTGAGTGGCTGCCGGGCAATGCCAGATGGCACCATCTCCCCGGCTGAAGCTTTCGGCACCTCCAGCCAGCGGCTGCTGCTTGGGGCAGGTTCCCGACACTGGCCACCTGTGTCCACAGTGTGCAACGAGATAGACCAGTGGCCAGCGCCTGTGCCGGGGCAGACCCTGAACCTGCCAGTCATGGGAGTCGTCCTCCAGGTGAGggctggctggggagggagggccccAGGTCTACAGACATGCCTGCTCCCGTCTGGCAGCTACTCCCTCCGTcccccaggttcgagtcccatcCCGGATGGACAAGCCTGAGCACAGTCCTCCGAAGCAGTGTAGCCATGAGGTGGGGCCCTGCTTCTGGGCCAGTGGCCTCGCACCTGCCTCGACCCTCCCACctgcccaggcgtccctgcccCACTCGCTAGGGGCCCTGTGGGGGTGGCCAGACCCTCAGCAAAGCTAGCTGGGTGTCCCCCATCCTCTCCAGTGCTGTGGGGGTGCAGAGGTGTGCAGGGCAAGGGTGCAGTGCCCAGGGCTCCCCTGGGGTGAAAGGTACTGCTCGGGGCTCCGGGGTGCCAGCTACCAGCCTTCCCCCGTCCTGATCCCATCCATTCCTCCTCCCAGAACCTGCTGCCCGCCCCGGTGGTCCTCACCAGTGTCCATGAACTGGACCTGTTCAGGTGAGCCCTGTAGGCTGCTGTCTGTTGCCTGAGTAGATGGTGAAGGGGACCTATGAGGTAAAGCCTGCACAGCGTGGGGCCCCCAGAGGGACTGCAGGCCCCAGAAGTGAACTCTGGGGCGGTTCCATGAGGGAGAATTGTAGAGAAGCCCGGGGCTCTGCTGCCACCACGAAGAGGAAGTGGGCACTGTGGGGAGGAAGGTTCTAGAAATCAGGAGGGAAGGATCCGCTGTGTTGGGAGCTCCTTGCTGCGTGAGGCTGCTCTTTCCCAGGCACATCTGTGAGGGAGCCAGGCCTCGGAGACCCAGCTGCCCCGTGTTTTGGTGTGGGGGCTCAGGGCCAGGCCAAGGCAGGCCGTGGTCAGAGGGTAGGGTGGCCCTGGACACCCCTGAGCATCCTCAGATGTCCTCACGCGTCTTGTCCAGGGCAGTGCCTGGTGTGAGCTGGGCCCGCCTGGCCAGCAGGGTGGGCCAAGGGCTGGGAGccgccttccctgaccacctctGCGGGGCCCTAGGTGCTTCCAGCCCGTGCTGACCCACGTGCAGACTCTGTGGGAGCTCATGCTCCTCGGGGAGCCCCTGGTGGTCCTGGCACCCTCGCCTGCCATGTCCTCAGAGATGGTGCTGGCCTTAATCAGGTaggtgaggtggggggggaggggggctgtaAGGAGCGGTGGGGGCTGACCTCTCTGCTGACCGCCCCGCCCTCAGCTGCCTGCAGCCCCTCAAGTTCTGCTGCGACTACCGCCCCTACTTCACCATCCATGACAGCGAGTTCAAGGAGTTCACCACCCGCACACAGGCCCCGTAAGTGCCCTGTCTGTCCCCATCCTCCAGCTCCCCGTGCTCCATCTCCCTgggcctgcctctgccccttctctctctctctctcttctcctctctctagACCAAACGTGGTCCTGGGAGTCACAAACCCTTTCTTTATCAAAACGCTCCAGCACTGGCCCCACATCCTCCGTGTGGGAGAGCCCAAGATGTCAGGTGAGGctggcctggcctctgcccaggcagcgggggaggtgggccgggggctCAGAGGCCCACCCAGCGAGAGGCTCAGCCCAGGGTGGGTGCGGCTGCGACCCTGAGGCCTGGTATTGGGTGTGTTCCCCAGGGGATCTTCCCAAGCAGGTCAAGCTGAAAAAGCCCTCCAGGCTGAAGACACTGGACACCAAGCCAGGTGTGTGCCCCTTGGGCTGCAGCCCCTTCTGTGCAGCGGGTGGAGTTCTCAGGGAACTGTGCTGCCCGGGGCTGGAGGTGGGAGCGGGTGGGGCAGGGCTCCAGGGGGCCTCCTAGACGGGCCTACTCTGCTCTCCTGCCAGGCCTTTACACTGCTTATTCGGCCCACCTCCACCGGGACAAGGCACTGCTCAAACGTCTGCTCAAGGTACAGGCGggggggaggcccggggaggggtggggcggtGAGCCTGCTCTGGGTGAAGGGGTGCATGTGGCGAGTTCAGCCCGTGCCCCCCTCTTAGGGGCTGCAAAAGAAGAGGCCGTGGGACACACAGACAGCACTGCTGAGACGGCACCTGCTGGAGCTCACACAGAGCTTCATCATCCCCCTGGTGAGGCCCGGGGCAGAGCGGGTGAGGGCACCAGGTTGTGGCCCCAGGCTCACTCccaacctcccctccccaggagcaCTACATGGCCAGCCTCATGCCCCTGCAGAAGAGCATCACACCCTGGAAGGTGCGGGTCCCGGTGGCCATCTGGGGGAAGTCTGGGAGGGAGGAGGTCATCGAGCGTGTGGGAGGTGCCAGGGCTCTAGGCATCCGTCATAGGACAGAAAAATGGGGCCATGCATGAGGGCCTCTAGGCCCTTCTGTCTGGGAGGGGCCGTCTGGGGGTCTgtcctgggagggtgggggcgaTGGGTCCTCAGGTGGCTGAGGAGTGTGGCAGGGGAGGGTCCTGGCCAGCTGATGGCCGAGGCCTGTGGGGCTGTGTTCCCCAGTAGCCTGCGCTCACCAGGCCCCTGTCTCAGACTCCTCCCCAGATCCGCCCCTTCCGCCAGGATGACTTCCTGCGCAGCCTGGAGCACGCAGGGCCCCAGCTCACCTGCATCCTCAAGGGCGACTGGCTGGGCCTGTACAGGTGTGTGGATGGCATTTGGGGTCCTGAGGCTCCTGCCACGGGCAGGGCAGGCCGCCCTGGCACACAGGGTCAGCCCACAGCTCCCGCATCTTGCCACCTGCAGGCGGTTTTTCAAGTCCCCACACTTCGACGGCTGGTACCGGCAGCGGTACAAGGAGATGGCCCACAAGCTGGAGGCTTTGCACCTCGAGGCCATCTGTGAGGCGGTAAGGGGGTGCCGGGGCCGGGGGAGGAAAGGGGGACCCAGGGGACGGTGAGGGCCTTCGTGATGGATGGCTCTGTCGTGTCCCCAGCAGAACATCGAGGCCTGGATGAAGGACAAGTCTGAGGTGGAGGTCGTGGACCTGGTCCTGAAACTTCGGGAGAAGCTGGTGAGCTGTCTCCTGGCCCTGTGGAGCCTCCTGACCTGACCGGCCTGTATGCAGGTCACCTGCCCCTGACCACTGCTGCCCCTGCAGGTACAGGCACAAGGCCACCAGCTCCCAGTGAAGGAGGCAACGCTCCAGCGGGCACAGCTGTACATCGAGACGGTCATCGGCTCTTTGCCCAAGGACCTGCaggctgtcctgtgtcctccctaGGACAGGGCCaagcggccggggccgggggcctgggTCTGACCACGCTTCCTTCTCCTCTGACGTGGCCCCAGCCAAGCACAAGCTCCCCAAGCCGAgctctctgctgctgctccctcgCCTTGGCGCCCTGTCAGCACCCCTGGTGTTCCAGCAGTAAAAGGTGGCATTTGGAACCACAGCCTGGCCCTTGACTATGGGCGGACCCCATGCTGGCCAGAGCCTCGCCTCCCCCTGGGTCCCACCTGCCctctgcagggcccgggggccATGAGGCAGGGCTGGCTGTGAGCCCTCGTTGCTCTGGGCACAGGGCCACCCGTCCCCCTGCGGTGCCCACCTGCCCAAGCCCTGGCGCCCTGGGCCTTGTATTTGATGTGTTCTTGGGCCTACCAGGCTGTCCGGCCCTAgagaggcggcggcggcagctGCTAGGTGGACCCCCTGCCCCGTAGCTGTCACCGACctgcaggggggagggcaggcccTTCACTGTGgtcctgggctggggaggggcactGCCCTGTAGTTGGTCCGGAGGCTGCCGGGAGGGTCTGGGCTGGCGTCCTGGTCCCGCTCTTGGAGCCCCGACCGCTGCCGCATCCTGTTGGGCAGGCGCTCCAGCTGTCTCCCTCGCAGGGGCCCACCCACCGCCACGTGCAACCAACGGGTGTTGGACCCTAGACTTACTGGGTGCCCTCAGCTGGAGCCGGGGCAGCGGGCTCGCTGGCAGGGAGCAGAAGGGCCCTCAGATGTGCGGACCTGCCCCATGTGCCGCCGTGGAGCGCTGGCCCCACGGTACCCATCGCGGCTTAGCATAGGGCGATGGCATTGGCCAGCggcaggagggagggtgggcgGGCACGAGGTGTGGACGGGGCACTGAGTCCACAGGTGAGTCTCCCAACCTCCAGTCCTCGGCTCAGCTCACCTGAGAGGCGAGGCCCGGGTGGGGCTTGGCCACCGCCCTGAGCGGGGCCCAATGGCAAGTGGGCGCAGCGGGCATGGTGGGTGCAGGCCGGAGGCGCCGCCCCTTCTCCCCCGAAGGCCTGTGGATCGGGGACTCAGAGCTACGCTGTCTGTGCCGCCTGGGCAGAGCCGCCCAATGACCGTGGCCGCTGCTCTCAGAAACGCCACTGTGGACTTGCCCAGCCCTGCCCGTGGCCCGGGACAGCCTGTGACCGTCGCCAGTCTGTGGGTGGCTGAGCCCATGTGAGGCGGCCTCCAAGGACGTGGCCGCTAAACAGAGTAGAGCCTGGCCGAAGCAGTGGGTTCATCTTTGCAGAAAAAACAGGCTGAAGCTCTGGGAGTGGGAGGCCCACGCTGGCCTCAGGTGCCGCTCTGGGCAGCCCACCCTGCTGGCTGGCGTGGGCATGCAGCCTCCTCGCCCAGAGTGCGGTCTCCAAGGGGCTCTGCAAAGGTGCCAGCACCTTCCTTGTGACCGGCCGGCTCCCTCGTGTGCCAGCCTCGGTCTCCTGAGGGCCAGGgtgcaagggagcctgggaagtTGACCCAGGCCCCCCTCACAACTGTGACCCCAACGGTGAGGGCTGTGCTCCAGACGTCCCCCTAACTGTGCTGGCTGCACTGCACACCCACCAGGTGGTCTGTCGTGCATGTGCCGAAGGGCTGGAGGACCACAggctgcagagaggaggggctgcagggcggCCTCGGAGCCCCCAGGGACCTTGGCCACCATCGCTCCAGGGTGGCCCAACCAGGTCCCCCCAATTTCCCAAGTCCTCCCTTGGGGCTTTGAGGGCTGCAGCCGAGGCCCCTGGCTGTGCCTCACAGCAGTTCATCCTAGTGACCACTGCGGGCAGGGGCACtgctgccggggggggggggggggggggggggggggggggggggagtcccaGGCTGGAGCGCGCAGGGCTGAGGAAGCACCTGTCCAGGAGTGCCAACAGCCACCAAGGCTCACTCTCCCTCGCAGCCTGACCCCTGCACGGATGTGGCTCTGGCGGGGGCTCTGTGGGAGCTGGGCAGTCCTGCCCACTGCATTCTCTCCCCAGAAGCTTCCTTGCTCGCGCCTGGAATGAGGTCAGCTCTGGTGTTCTGGGTCTGTCCCCTAGCATGTCAGCACAGGAGTGAggagggcacagggaggaggggccctcctgccctcctcaccccGCCAGAGCCCCGAGGGCCTGCAAGGTAGGAGCCCACTGGCCCCGGAGGGCCTTGTGCTTGGTCCCTGGGGCCTGGAGGTTGGAGGGGCTGTGTGgtggctgcgggggggggggggggggtgcagggacaGGAAGGACAGGTCTTCACCCCCCAGGGCTTCCTGTGCTTTATTTAAAGATTCCCTTCCAGTCTGGGATAGTGGCCTTCCCACATTCTGGTATTAAAACTTCTGCTGTGACAGTGCTTGTCTTTTAACTTCCTATTTTGATAAGTTGGCCTTCTTGTGAACTCTGGTAACATTAGGGGTCCTCTGCAGCGGGGATGGGGTGGGCTTCGGTGTGGACCTGGCTCAGGGCCTCCTGGGGGCTCCGTGGGGCTGGGGCCGTCTTGGTCACTGGGGGCTGAACAGGAGGAGGTGCTGGAGGGTgtggaggggacaggaggaagTGAGCATGCTGGAAGGACGGGCCAGGGAGGGGGCATCGTGGGGGGAGCGAGGCTTTGGGCAATGGCCCCCTTCCTCCCTGGGTGTCCAGCTGCTGCTGTTCAGCACCCCAGCCTGGGCGGGAGCTGGCAGGTGAGCCCTGTTGCTGGCCTGGGGGCTGGACCTGGGGAGCACCTCTCAGGAGGAGGGGGGGCTGTGGCGCCTGGGAGCGGGTCAGGGTGCAGCAGTCCCCGGACCCCCTGGGGGACAGCAGAGGTGGTGGCCTGGCCTGCCGAGAAGCTGGCCTGAACCTGGGTGAGGGCGAAGCGGCGGACCCGCTGGGccggcccctcccctgctccccccgcccccgccccgccggcctccgccgcctccccgccctccccctccccttccccctcccccgccgggggcggggcggctgcTCCCGCGCGCTCCGGCCCCTCCTCGGCCACACAAAGGCCCGTCTCCATGGCAGCCGCGCGGGCCGGAGCGCAGCGCCGATCGCGGCCCGGGCGCCATCGAGCCTCGGCGGCGGACGTGCAGGTACCGCGACGCGGGTGCGGGGCAAGCGGGGGCCTCGCCGTGGGCGCCGCCCGGTCCCAGTCGGCGCTCCGTGGCGCGGGGACCCGGGGCCGCTGCCGCACCGCGGACGCGATCGGGCCTCGGCCGTCCGTGCGCCCCGGGCTCCCAGGTGGCCGGCGAGGCCCGGCGCCGGGCGGGGGGAGGTTCCCGGGGAGCCCCGCGCGCAGCGCCCTAAGGACCCCTCgccctcccgcccctccctcccctccctccgcGCCCACGCTCCCGCCTGCGCGGACCGGGCCGTGGCCGGGTACAGTCTCCCGGTCGCCGGAGCTCGGCCCCCGCCCAGCCGCCCCCGCCGCAGCCGCGGTTCCGGGGAGGCTGGACCCGCTGCCCTGCGCCTCCGCAGCCGCCCGGGGGCTCCGGTGGGGACCACCCTGCGCGCCCCGGGCTGTGCGGGGCCCAGAAGGTGGGACTAGGGCAGCTGGTGTCGCAGCCCGGCCTGCCTGCCTGTCCTCGGGGCCTGCGGAGGCCGCCCGGGTCTGCTGACCGGTTCGGCTCGGGTCGTTCTGGAGCCCAGGAAGCCCCAGAACCGCGTGGTCCAGGCACCTACCCCGGCCCTGAGCGTTCGCTCCCC of the Vulpes lagopus strain Blue_001 chromosome 5, ASM1834538v1, whole genome shotgun sequence genome contains:
- the DENND6B gene encoding protein DENND6B isoform X4, producing MDALSGAEPRRARGRLGAASPGARAAGAPWARFSAWLECVCVVTFDLELGQALELVYPSDFRLTDKEKSSICYLSFPDSHSGCLGDTQFSFRIRQCGGQRSPWHAEDRRYNSGAPVSLQREPAHYFGYVYFRQVKDSSVKRGYFQKSLVLVSRLPFVRLFQALLSLIAPEYFDKLAPCLEAVCNEIDQWPAPVPGQTLNLPVMGVVLQVRVPSRMDKPEHSPPKQCSHENLLPAPVVLTSVHELDLFRCFQPVLTHVQTLWELMLLGEPLVVLAPSPAMSSEMVLALISCLQPLKFCCDYRPYFTIHDSEFKEFTTRTQAPPNVVLGVTNPFFIKTLQHWPHILRVGEPKMSGDLPKQVKLKKPSRLKTLDTKPGLYTAYSAHLHRDKALLKRLLKGLQKKRPWDTQTALLRRHLLELTQSFIIPLEHYMASLMPLQKSITPWKTPPQIRPFRQDDFLRSLEHAGPQLTCILKGDWLGLYRRFFKSPHFDGWYRQRYKEMAHKLEALHLEAICEANIEAWMKDKSEVEVVDLVLKLREKLVQAQGHQLPVKEATLQRAQLYIETVIGSLPKDLQAVLCPP